The Strix aluco isolate bStrAlu1 chromosome 1, bStrAlu1.hap1, whole genome shotgun sequence genome has a window encoding:
- the RIDA gene encoding 2-iminobutanoate/2-iminopropanoate deaminase, with product MASLVKKIISTAKGPVAVGPYSQAVLVDRTMYIAGQIGIEPSTGQLVSGGAKEEAKQALKNMGEILKAAGCDYGNVVKTTVLMADMKDFNDINDIYKQFFKTNFPARAAYQVAALPKGARVEIEAIAIQGPLQDASA from the exons ATGGCCTCGCTCGTGAAGAAAATAATCAGCACTGCTAAGGGCCCCGTCGCAGTGGGTCCCTACAG CCAAGCAGTGCTGGTAGACCGGACAATGTACATTGCAGGACAGATCGGTATAGAACCTTCCACTGGTCAGCTTGTCTCTGGAGGGGCAAAGGAAGAAGCAAAACAG GCTCTAAAAAACATGGGAGAAATCCTGAAAGCTGCAGGCTGTGACTATGGCAATG TTGTGAAGACTACAGTTTTGATGGCAGACATGAAGGACTTCAATGATATTAATGATATTTACAAACAAT ttttcaaGACAAACTTCCCAGCCAGAGCAGCCTATCAGGTTGCTGCTTTGCCCAAA GGTGCTCGAGTTGAGATTGAAGCTATTGCCATTCAGGGACCCCTCCAAGATGCTTCAGCCTGA